In Erigeron canadensis isolate Cc75 chromosome 1, C_canadensis_v1, whole genome shotgun sequence, a single window of DNA contains:
- the LOC122606898 gene encoding 1,4-alpha-glucan-branching enzyme 1, chloroplastic/amyloplastic-like isoform X1 produces the protein MYNFILSNCNVVFLQQFSSKDSSLQAAGNNLFIIPQQLAKRNVGPANRLSARSIHRRRLLPTQMTAKHDSAVLTDDLSAMTNIKADMKSLRILELDPGLEPYKDHFEYRMKRFSEQKMLIDQYEGSLEEFAKGYVKFGLNKEDWNIVYREWAPAAEEAQLIGDFNGWDGSNHKMERNQFGVWTIKIPDVDGNSAIPHNSRIKFRFKHNNGVWVDRIPAWIKYATVDSTRFAAPYDGVYWDPPASERYKFIYPRPPKPKAPRIYEAHVGMSSSEPRVNSYREFADNVLPRIRANNYNTVQLMAIMEHSYYGSFGYHVTNFFAVSSRSGTPEDLKYLIDKAHSLGLRVLMDVVHSHVSNNITDGLNGYDVGQATQDSYFHTGERGYHTQWDSRLFNYSNWEVLRFLLSNLRWWLDEFKFDGFRFDGITSMLYHHHGINMAFTGDYNEYFSESTDVDAVVYMMLANSLIHSLLPDATVIAEDVSGMPGLGRPIDEGGIGFDFRLAMAIPDKWIDYLKNKNDDEWSMNDISSSLTNRRYTEKCVAYAESHDQSIVGDKTIAFYLMDTEMYSGMSCLTAASPVIDRGIALHKMIHFITMALGGEGYLNFMGNEFGHPEWIDFPRVGNDWSYDMCRRQWELVDTEHLRYKFMNAFDRAMNLLDVKFSFLASTKQIVSSTDEDDKVIVFERGDLVFVFNFHPDNTYDGYKVGCDLPGKYRVALDTDAWEFGGHGRVGHEVDHFTSPEGIPGVPETNFNNRPNSFKVLSPPRTCVVYYRVEEDIVEETKNDLSLVEDGDFDDDVEKIQVTVPVFKSKAQTSDISKQVMEDDEDDNDNDNETLI, from the exons atgtataattttatactttCCAACTGTAATGTTGTGTTTTTACAACAATTTTCAAGTAAAGATTCATCACTG CAAGCTGCAGGAAATAATTTGTTTATCATTCCACAGCAGCTTGCAAAACGTAACGTGGGACCTGCAAACCGGCTCAGTGCTAGATCGATTCACAGACGCAGATTGTTACCAACTCAAATGACG GCGAAGCATGATTCAGCTGTTCTAACTGATGATCTCTCAGCAATGACGAACATTAAAGCAGATATGAAGAGTTTAAGGATCCTGGAGTTAGATCCTGGCTTAGAACCATACAAAGATCACTTTGAATATAGAATGAAGAGATTCTCTGAACAGAAAATGCTTATTGATCAGTATGAAGGAAGTCTTGAAGAATTTGCAAAAG GTTATGTGAAATTCGGGCTTAATAAAGAAGATTGGAACATTGTTTATCGTGAATGGGCCCCAGCTGCTGA GGAAGCACAGCTGATTGGGGATTTTAATGGGTGGGATGGATCAAATCACAAGATGGAAAGAAATCAGTTTGGAGTATGGACCATCAAGATTCCTGATGTAGATGGAAATTCAGCCATTCCTCATAATTCAAGGATTAAGTTCAGATTCAAGCACAATAATGGAGTTTGGGTTGATCGGATCCCTGCATGGATAAAGTATGCCACTGTAGATTCTACTAGATTTGCTGCCCCGTACGATGGAGTTTACTGGGATCCGCCTGCGTCAGAAAG ATATAAATTCATCTATCCCCGCCCACCAAAACCGAAGGCACCTAGGATATATGAGGCTCATGTTGGGATGAGTAGTTCTGAACCCCGGGTGAATTCGTACCGAGAGTTTGCAGATAATGTTTTGCCTCGTATTCGGGCCAACAACTATAACACAGTCCAATTGATGGCCATCATGGAGCATTCCTATTATGGATCATTTGGCTATCATGTTACAAACTTTTTTGCCGTAAGTAGCAGATCAGGAACACCCGAAGACCTCAAATATCTAATAGATAAAGCACACAGTTTAGGCTTACGGGTTTTAATGGATGTTGTTCACAGCCATGTAAGTAACAATATCACAGACGGGCTCAATGGTTATGATGTGGGCCAAGCCACTCAGGATTCCTACTTCCATACCGGGGAACGAGGATATCATACCCAATGGGACAGTAGGCTTTTTAATTATTCCAATTGGGAGGTTCTTCGTTTCCTTTTGTCTAATTTGAGGTGGTGGCTCGATGAGTTCAAGTTTGACGGGTTTCGATTCGATGGAATAACGTCCATGTTATATCATCATCATGGAATCAACATGGCATTCACGGGGGATTACAATGAGTACTTTAGTGAATCAACTGATGTTGATGCAGTTGTTTATATGATGCTTGCAAATTCTTTGATTCATTCATTATTGCCTGATGCAACGGTGATTGCCGAAGATGTTTCGGGAATGCCAGGCCTTGGCAGGCCCATAGATGAGGGTGGAATTGGGTTTGACTTTAGGCTAGCTATGGCAATTCCTGATAAATGGATTGACTATCTAAAGAACAAGAATGATGACGAGTGGTCTATGAATGATATATCAAGTAGTTTGACGAATCGGAGATATACAGAGAAATGTGTTGCTTATGCCGAGAGTCATGATCAG TCGATTGTAGGTGACAAAACAATTGCATTTTATCTCATGGACACTGAAATGTATTCTGGGATGTCTTGTTTGACTGCGGCTTCACCAGTTATTGATCGTGGGATTGCACTTCATAAG ATGATTCATTTTATAACGATGGCATTGGGAGGAGAAGGATACCTTAATTTTATGGGAAATGAG TTTGGTCATCCTGAATGGATTGATTTCCCGAGAGTTGGGAATGATTGGAGCTACGATATGTGTAGACGCCAGTGGGAACTTGTAGATACAGAACACTTAAGATACAAG TTCATGAACGCTTTTGATAGAGCAATGAACTTGCTTGATGTGAAGTTTTCGTTCCTCGCTTCAACCAAGCAGATTGTGAGCAGCACAGACGAAGATGACAAG GTTATCGTGTTTGAAAGAGGAGACCTAGTGTTTGTCTTCAATTTCCATCCTGATAATACGTATGATGG GTACAAAGTTGGATGCGATCTGCCTGGGAAATATAGAGTTGCTCTGGACACTGATGCTTGGGAATTTGGTGGACATGGAAGA GTTGGTCATGAGGTTGATCATTTCACTTCACCTGAAGGAATACCCGGAGTCCCGGAAACAAATTTCAACAACCGTCCTAACTCGTTTAAAGTTCTTTCACCACCAAGGACTTGTGTG GTTTATTATCGGGTTGAAGAAGACATTGTTGAAGAAACCAAAAATGACCTCTCACTTGTTGAAGATGGAGactttgatgatgatgttgagaaaattcaaGTAACAGTTCCTGTTTTCAAAAGCAAAGCTCAAACTTCAGACATATCGAAGCAAGTGATGGAAGACGATGAAGATGACAATGACAATGACAATGAAACGCTTATATGA
- the LOC122606898 gene encoding 1,4-alpha-glucan-branching enzyme 1, chloroplastic/amyloplastic-like isoform X3, which produces MYNFILSNCNVVFLQQFSSKDSSLLAKRNVGPANRLSARSIHRRRLLPTQMTAKHDSAVLTDDLSAMTNIKADMKSLRILELDPGLEPYKDHFEYRMKRFSEQKMLIDQYEGSLEEFAKGYVKFGLNKEDWNIVYREWAPAAEEAQLIGDFNGWDGSNHKMERNQFGVWTIKIPDVDGNSAIPHNSRIKFRFKHNNGVWVDRIPAWIKYATVDSTRFAAPYDGVYWDPPASERYKFIYPRPPKPKAPRIYEAHVGMSSSEPRVNSYREFADNVLPRIRANNYNTVQLMAIMEHSYYGSFGYHVTNFFAVSSRSGTPEDLKYLIDKAHSLGLRVLMDVVHSHVSNNITDGLNGYDVGQATQDSYFHTGERGYHTQWDSRLFNYSNWEVLRFLLSNLRWWLDEFKFDGFRFDGITSMLYHHHGINMAFTGDYNEYFSESTDVDAVVYMMLANSLIHSLLPDATVIAEDVSGMPGLGRPIDEGGIGFDFRLAMAIPDKWIDYLKNKNDDEWSMNDISSSLTNRRYTEKCVAYAESHDQSIVGDKTIAFYLMDTEMYSGMSCLTAASPVIDRGIALHKMIHFITMALGGEGYLNFMGNEFGHPEWIDFPRVGNDWSYDMCRRQWELVDTEHLRYKFMNAFDRAMNLLDVKFSFLASTKQIVSSTDEDDKVIVFERGDLVFVFNFHPDNTYDGYKVGCDLPGKYRVALDTDAWEFGGHGRVGHEVDHFTSPEGIPGVPETNFNNRPNSFKVLSPPRTCVVYYRVEEDIVEETKNDLSLVEDGDFDDDVEKIQVTVPVFKSKAQTSDISKQVMEDDEDDNDNDNETLI; this is translated from the exons atgtataattttatactttCCAACTGTAATGTTGTGTTTTTACAACAATTTTCAAGTAAAGATTCATCACTG CTTGCAAAACGTAACGTGGGACCTGCAAACCGGCTCAGTGCTAGATCGATTCACAGACGCAGATTGTTACCAACTCAAATGACG GCGAAGCATGATTCAGCTGTTCTAACTGATGATCTCTCAGCAATGACGAACATTAAAGCAGATATGAAGAGTTTAAGGATCCTGGAGTTAGATCCTGGCTTAGAACCATACAAAGATCACTTTGAATATAGAATGAAGAGATTCTCTGAACAGAAAATGCTTATTGATCAGTATGAAGGAAGTCTTGAAGAATTTGCAAAAG GTTATGTGAAATTCGGGCTTAATAAAGAAGATTGGAACATTGTTTATCGTGAATGGGCCCCAGCTGCTGA GGAAGCACAGCTGATTGGGGATTTTAATGGGTGGGATGGATCAAATCACAAGATGGAAAGAAATCAGTTTGGAGTATGGACCATCAAGATTCCTGATGTAGATGGAAATTCAGCCATTCCTCATAATTCAAGGATTAAGTTCAGATTCAAGCACAATAATGGAGTTTGGGTTGATCGGATCCCTGCATGGATAAAGTATGCCACTGTAGATTCTACTAGATTTGCTGCCCCGTACGATGGAGTTTACTGGGATCCGCCTGCGTCAGAAAG ATATAAATTCATCTATCCCCGCCCACCAAAACCGAAGGCACCTAGGATATATGAGGCTCATGTTGGGATGAGTAGTTCTGAACCCCGGGTGAATTCGTACCGAGAGTTTGCAGATAATGTTTTGCCTCGTATTCGGGCCAACAACTATAACACAGTCCAATTGATGGCCATCATGGAGCATTCCTATTATGGATCATTTGGCTATCATGTTACAAACTTTTTTGCCGTAAGTAGCAGATCAGGAACACCCGAAGACCTCAAATATCTAATAGATAAAGCACACAGTTTAGGCTTACGGGTTTTAATGGATGTTGTTCACAGCCATGTAAGTAACAATATCACAGACGGGCTCAATGGTTATGATGTGGGCCAAGCCACTCAGGATTCCTACTTCCATACCGGGGAACGAGGATATCATACCCAATGGGACAGTAGGCTTTTTAATTATTCCAATTGGGAGGTTCTTCGTTTCCTTTTGTCTAATTTGAGGTGGTGGCTCGATGAGTTCAAGTTTGACGGGTTTCGATTCGATGGAATAACGTCCATGTTATATCATCATCATGGAATCAACATGGCATTCACGGGGGATTACAATGAGTACTTTAGTGAATCAACTGATGTTGATGCAGTTGTTTATATGATGCTTGCAAATTCTTTGATTCATTCATTATTGCCTGATGCAACGGTGATTGCCGAAGATGTTTCGGGAATGCCAGGCCTTGGCAGGCCCATAGATGAGGGTGGAATTGGGTTTGACTTTAGGCTAGCTATGGCAATTCCTGATAAATGGATTGACTATCTAAAGAACAAGAATGATGACGAGTGGTCTATGAATGATATATCAAGTAGTTTGACGAATCGGAGATATACAGAGAAATGTGTTGCTTATGCCGAGAGTCATGATCAG TCGATTGTAGGTGACAAAACAATTGCATTTTATCTCATGGACACTGAAATGTATTCTGGGATGTCTTGTTTGACTGCGGCTTCACCAGTTATTGATCGTGGGATTGCACTTCATAAG ATGATTCATTTTATAACGATGGCATTGGGAGGAGAAGGATACCTTAATTTTATGGGAAATGAG TTTGGTCATCCTGAATGGATTGATTTCCCGAGAGTTGGGAATGATTGGAGCTACGATATGTGTAGACGCCAGTGGGAACTTGTAGATACAGAACACTTAAGATACAAG TTCATGAACGCTTTTGATAGAGCAATGAACTTGCTTGATGTGAAGTTTTCGTTCCTCGCTTCAACCAAGCAGATTGTGAGCAGCACAGACGAAGATGACAAG GTTATCGTGTTTGAAAGAGGAGACCTAGTGTTTGTCTTCAATTTCCATCCTGATAATACGTATGATGG GTACAAAGTTGGATGCGATCTGCCTGGGAAATATAGAGTTGCTCTGGACACTGATGCTTGGGAATTTGGTGGACATGGAAGA GTTGGTCATGAGGTTGATCATTTCACTTCACCTGAAGGAATACCCGGAGTCCCGGAAACAAATTTCAACAACCGTCCTAACTCGTTTAAAGTTCTTTCACCACCAAGGACTTGTGTG GTTTATTATCGGGTTGAAGAAGACATTGTTGAAGAAACCAAAAATGACCTCTCACTTGTTGAAGATGGAGactttgatgatgatgttgagaaaattcaaGTAACAGTTCCTGTTTTCAAAAGCAAAGCTCAAACTTCAGACATATCGAAGCAAGTGATGGAAGACGATGAAGATGACAATGACAATGACAATGAAACGCTTATATGA
- the LOC122606898 gene encoding 1,4-alpha-glucan-branching enzyme 1, chloroplastic/amyloplastic-like isoform X4, whose protein sequence is MTAKHDSAVLTDDLSAMTNIKADMKSLRILELDPGLEPYKDHFEYRMKRFSEQKMLIDQYEGSLEEFAKGYVKFGLNKEDWNIVYREWAPAAEEAQLIGDFNGWDGSNHKMERNQFGVWTIKIPDVDGNSAIPHNSRIKFRFKHNNGVWVDRIPAWIKYATVDSTRFAAPYDGVYWDPPASERYKFIYPRPPKPKAPRIYEAHVGMSSSEPRVNSYREFADNVLPRIRANNYNTVQLMAIMEHSYYGSFGYHVTNFFAVSSRSGTPEDLKYLIDKAHSLGLRVLMDVVHSHVSNNITDGLNGYDVGQATQDSYFHTGERGYHTQWDSRLFNYSNWEVLRFLLSNLRWWLDEFKFDGFRFDGITSMLYHHHGINMAFTGDYNEYFSESTDVDAVVYMMLANSLIHSLLPDATVIAEDVSGMPGLGRPIDEGGIGFDFRLAMAIPDKWIDYLKNKNDDEWSMNDISSSLTNRRYTEKCVAYAESHDQSIVGDKTIAFYLMDTEMYSGMSCLTAASPVIDRGIALHKMIHFITMALGGEGYLNFMGNEFGHPEWIDFPRVGNDWSYDMCRRQWELVDTEHLRYKFMNAFDRAMNLLDVKFSFLASTKQIVSSTDEDDKVIVFERGDLVFVFNFHPDNTYDGYKVGCDLPGKYRVALDTDAWEFGGHGRVGHEVDHFTSPEGIPGVPETNFNNRPNSFKVLSPPRTCVVYYRVEEDIVEETKNDLSLVEDGDFDDDVEKIQVTVPVFKSKAQTSDISKQVMEDDEDDNDNDNETLI, encoded by the exons ATGACG GCGAAGCATGATTCAGCTGTTCTAACTGATGATCTCTCAGCAATGACGAACATTAAAGCAGATATGAAGAGTTTAAGGATCCTGGAGTTAGATCCTGGCTTAGAACCATACAAAGATCACTTTGAATATAGAATGAAGAGATTCTCTGAACAGAAAATGCTTATTGATCAGTATGAAGGAAGTCTTGAAGAATTTGCAAAAG GTTATGTGAAATTCGGGCTTAATAAAGAAGATTGGAACATTGTTTATCGTGAATGGGCCCCAGCTGCTGA GGAAGCACAGCTGATTGGGGATTTTAATGGGTGGGATGGATCAAATCACAAGATGGAAAGAAATCAGTTTGGAGTATGGACCATCAAGATTCCTGATGTAGATGGAAATTCAGCCATTCCTCATAATTCAAGGATTAAGTTCAGATTCAAGCACAATAATGGAGTTTGGGTTGATCGGATCCCTGCATGGATAAAGTATGCCACTGTAGATTCTACTAGATTTGCTGCCCCGTACGATGGAGTTTACTGGGATCCGCCTGCGTCAGAAAG ATATAAATTCATCTATCCCCGCCCACCAAAACCGAAGGCACCTAGGATATATGAGGCTCATGTTGGGATGAGTAGTTCTGAACCCCGGGTGAATTCGTACCGAGAGTTTGCAGATAATGTTTTGCCTCGTATTCGGGCCAACAACTATAACACAGTCCAATTGATGGCCATCATGGAGCATTCCTATTATGGATCATTTGGCTATCATGTTACAAACTTTTTTGCCGTAAGTAGCAGATCAGGAACACCCGAAGACCTCAAATATCTAATAGATAAAGCACACAGTTTAGGCTTACGGGTTTTAATGGATGTTGTTCACAGCCATGTAAGTAACAATATCACAGACGGGCTCAATGGTTATGATGTGGGCCAAGCCACTCAGGATTCCTACTTCCATACCGGGGAACGAGGATATCATACCCAATGGGACAGTAGGCTTTTTAATTATTCCAATTGGGAGGTTCTTCGTTTCCTTTTGTCTAATTTGAGGTGGTGGCTCGATGAGTTCAAGTTTGACGGGTTTCGATTCGATGGAATAACGTCCATGTTATATCATCATCATGGAATCAACATGGCATTCACGGGGGATTACAATGAGTACTTTAGTGAATCAACTGATGTTGATGCAGTTGTTTATATGATGCTTGCAAATTCTTTGATTCATTCATTATTGCCTGATGCAACGGTGATTGCCGAAGATGTTTCGGGAATGCCAGGCCTTGGCAGGCCCATAGATGAGGGTGGAATTGGGTTTGACTTTAGGCTAGCTATGGCAATTCCTGATAAATGGATTGACTATCTAAAGAACAAGAATGATGACGAGTGGTCTATGAATGATATATCAAGTAGTTTGACGAATCGGAGATATACAGAGAAATGTGTTGCTTATGCCGAGAGTCATGATCAG TCGATTGTAGGTGACAAAACAATTGCATTTTATCTCATGGACACTGAAATGTATTCTGGGATGTCTTGTTTGACTGCGGCTTCACCAGTTATTGATCGTGGGATTGCACTTCATAAG ATGATTCATTTTATAACGATGGCATTGGGAGGAGAAGGATACCTTAATTTTATGGGAAATGAG TTTGGTCATCCTGAATGGATTGATTTCCCGAGAGTTGGGAATGATTGGAGCTACGATATGTGTAGACGCCAGTGGGAACTTGTAGATACAGAACACTTAAGATACAAG TTCATGAACGCTTTTGATAGAGCAATGAACTTGCTTGATGTGAAGTTTTCGTTCCTCGCTTCAACCAAGCAGATTGTGAGCAGCACAGACGAAGATGACAAG GTTATCGTGTTTGAAAGAGGAGACCTAGTGTTTGTCTTCAATTTCCATCCTGATAATACGTATGATGG GTACAAAGTTGGATGCGATCTGCCTGGGAAATATAGAGTTGCTCTGGACACTGATGCTTGGGAATTTGGTGGACATGGAAGA GTTGGTCATGAGGTTGATCATTTCACTTCACCTGAAGGAATACCCGGAGTCCCGGAAACAAATTTCAACAACCGTCCTAACTCGTTTAAAGTTCTTTCACCACCAAGGACTTGTGTG GTTTATTATCGGGTTGAAGAAGACATTGTTGAAGAAACCAAAAATGACCTCTCACTTGTTGAAGATGGAGactttgatgatgatgttgagaaaattcaaGTAACAGTTCCTGTTTTCAAAAGCAAAGCTCAAACTTCAGACATATCGAAGCAAGTGATGGAAGACGATGAAGATGACAATGACAATGACAATGAAACGCTTATATGA
- the LOC122606898 gene encoding 1,4-alpha-glucan-branching enzyme 1, chloroplastic/amyloplastic-like isoform X2, translating to MYNFILSNCNVVFLQQFSSKDSSLQLAKRNVGPANRLSARSIHRRRLLPTQMTAKHDSAVLTDDLSAMTNIKADMKSLRILELDPGLEPYKDHFEYRMKRFSEQKMLIDQYEGSLEEFAKGYVKFGLNKEDWNIVYREWAPAAEEAQLIGDFNGWDGSNHKMERNQFGVWTIKIPDVDGNSAIPHNSRIKFRFKHNNGVWVDRIPAWIKYATVDSTRFAAPYDGVYWDPPASERYKFIYPRPPKPKAPRIYEAHVGMSSSEPRVNSYREFADNVLPRIRANNYNTVQLMAIMEHSYYGSFGYHVTNFFAVSSRSGTPEDLKYLIDKAHSLGLRVLMDVVHSHVSNNITDGLNGYDVGQATQDSYFHTGERGYHTQWDSRLFNYSNWEVLRFLLSNLRWWLDEFKFDGFRFDGITSMLYHHHGINMAFTGDYNEYFSESTDVDAVVYMMLANSLIHSLLPDATVIAEDVSGMPGLGRPIDEGGIGFDFRLAMAIPDKWIDYLKNKNDDEWSMNDISSSLTNRRYTEKCVAYAESHDQSIVGDKTIAFYLMDTEMYSGMSCLTAASPVIDRGIALHKMIHFITMALGGEGYLNFMGNEFGHPEWIDFPRVGNDWSYDMCRRQWELVDTEHLRYKFMNAFDRAMNLLDVKFSFLASTKQIVSSTDEDDKVIVFERGDLVFVFNFHPDNTYDGYKVGCDLPGKYRVALDTDAWEFGGHGRVGHEVDHFTSPEGIPGVPETNFNNRPNSFKVLSPPRTCVVYYRVEEDIVEETKNDLSLVEDGDFDDDVEKIQVTVPVFKSKAQTSDISKQVMEDDEDDNDNDNETLI from the exons atgtataattttatactttCCAACTGTAATGTTGTGTTTTTACAACAATTTTCAAGTAAAGATTCATCACTG CAGCTTGCAAAACGTAACGTGGGACCTGCAAACCGGCTCAGTGCTAGATCGATTCACAGACGCAGATTGTTACCAACTCAAATGACG GCGAAGCATGATTCAGCTGTTCTAACTGATGATCTCTCAGCAATGACGAACATTAAAGCAGATATGAAGAGTTTAAGGATCCTGGAGTTAGATCCTGGCTTAGAACCATACAAAGATCACTTTGAATATAGAATGAAGAGATTCTCTGAACAGAAAATGCTTATTGATCAGTATGAAGGAAGTCTTGAAGAATTTGCAAAAG GTTATGTGAAATTCGGGCTTAATAAAGAAGATTGGAACATTGTTTATCGTGAATGGGCCCCAGCTGCTGA GGAAGCACAGCTGATTGGGGATTTTAATGGGTGGGATGGATCAAATCACAAGATGGAAAGAAATCAGTTTGGAGTATGGACCATCAAGATTCCTGATGTAGATGGAAATTCAGCCATTCCTCATAATTCAAGGATTAAGTTCAGATTCAAGCACAATAATGGAGTTTGGGTTGATCGGATCCCTGCATGGATAAAGTATGCCACTGTAGATTCTACTAGATTTGCTGCCCCGTACGATGGAGTTTACTGGGATCCGCCTGCGTCAGAAAG ATATAAATTCATCTATCCCCGCCCACCAAAACCGAAGGCACCTAGGATATATGAGGCTCATGTTGGGATGAGTAGTTCTGAACCCCGGGTGAATTCGTACCGAGAGTTTGCAGATAATGTTTTGCCTCGTATTCGGGCCAACAACTATAACACAGTCCAATTGATGGCCATCATGGAGCATTCCTATTATGGATCATTTGGCTATCATGTTACAAACTTTTTTGCCGTAAGTAGCAGATCAGGAACACCCGAAGACCTCAAATATCTAATAGATAAAGCACACAGTTTAGGCTTACGGGTTTTAATGGATGTTGTTCACAGCCATGTAAGTAACAATATCACAGACGGGCTCAATGGTTATGATGTGGGCCAAGCCACTCAGGATTCCTACTTCCATACCGGGGAACGAGGATATCATACCCAATGGGACAGTAGGCTTTTTAATTATTCCAATTGGGAGGTTCTTCGTTTCCTTTTGTCTAATTTGAGGTGGTGGCTCGATGAGTTCAAGTTTGACGGGTTTCGATTCGATGGAATAACGTCCATGTTATATCATCATCATGGAATCAACATGGCATTCACGGGGGATTACAATGAGTACTTTAGTGAATCAACTGATGTTGATGCAGTTGTTTATATGATGCTTGCAAATTCTTTGATTCATTCATTATTGCCTGATGCAACGGTGATTGCCGAAGATGTTTCGGGAATGCCAGGCCTTGGCAGGCCCATAGATGAGGGTGGAATTGGGTTTGACTTTAGGCTAGCTATGGCAATTCCTGATAAATGGATTGACTATCTAAAGAACAAGAATGATGACGAGTGGTCTATGAATGATATATCAAGTAGTTTGACGAATCGGAGATATACAGAGAAATGTGTTGCTTATGCCGAGAGTCATGATCAG TCGATTGTAGGTGACAAAACAATTGCATTTTATCTCATGGACACTGAAATGTATTCTGGGATGTCTTGTTTGACTGCGGCTTCACCAGTTATTGATCGTGGGATTGCACTTCATAAG ATGATTCATTTTATAACGATGGCATTGGGAGGAGAAGGATACCTTAATTTTATGGGAAATGAG TTTGGTCATCCTGAATGGATTGATTTCCCGAGAGTTGGGAATGATTGGAGCTACGATATGTGTAGACGCCAGTGGGAACTTGTAGATACAGAACACTTAAGATACAAG TTCATGAACGCTTTTGATAGAGCAATGAACTTGCTTGATGTGAAGTTTTCGTTCCTCGCTTCAACCAAGCAGATTGTGAGCAGCACAGACGAAGATGACAAG GTTATCGTGTTTGAAAGAGGAGACCTAGTGTTTGTCTTCAATTTCCATCCTGATAATACGTATGATGG GTACAAAGTTGGATGCGATCTGCCTGGGAAATATAGAGTTGCTCTGGACACTGATGCTTGGGAATTTGGTGGACATGGAAGA GTTGGTCATGAGGTTGATCATTTCACTTCACCTGAAGGAATACCCGGAGTCCCGGAAACAAATTTCAACAACCGTCCTAACTCGTTTAAAGTTCTTTCACCACCAAGGACTTGTGTG GTTTATTATCGGGTTGAAGAAGACATTGTTGAAGAAACCAAAAATGACCTCTCACTTGTTGAAGATGGAGactttgatgatgatgttgagaaaattcaaGTAACAGTTCCTGTTTTCAAAAGCAAAGCTCAAACTTCAGACATATCGAAGCAAGTGATGGAAGACGATGAAGATGACAATGACAATGACAATGAAACGCTTATATGA